In the Chromobacterium sp. ATCC 53434 genome, CTGGATCGCGCGTCGGCTGAAGGCGCAGGGCCAGCAGTTGGGGCAGCAGGCGCTGGTGTTCTTCGCCGAGCGGGTCGAGGGCAATCTGCTGGCCGCGCGCCAGGAAGTGGACAAGCTGGCGCTGCTGTACCCGAAGGGCGAGCTGAGTCTGGCCGATCTGCAGGCCGCGGTGGCCAATGTCGCCCGTTTCGACGTGTTCCAGCTGTCCGAATCCTGGCTGGCCGGCGACACGCCGCGGCTGACGCGGATGTTGGATGGTTTGCTGGCCGAGGGCGAGGCGCCGGTGCTGGTGTTGTGGTCGCTGGCCGAGGACGTGCGCATGCTGCTGAAGCTCAGGCAGGGCTTGAAGGATGGCCGCCAGCTGCGCGACATGGCGCGCGAGCTGAAGCTGTGGGGCGAGAAGCAGAAGCTGGCCGAGCCGGCGCTGCGCCGCATCGGTCCGCGCAAGCTGATGGCGGCGCTGTCCGAGTGCGCGCGCGTCGATCGCCAGATCAAGGGCGTCGAGCCGGGCGAGCCGTGGCAGACGATGCGGGCGCTGGCGGTATCGCTGGCCGCCTGATCAAGCCGATTGTCCCGACGGGCCGCGCAAGCGGCCCGTTTGCATTTGGCATGAGCGATGGAGCTTGCTACGCTCGCCGATTTGAGCGCGGGAGAGAATGATGGGCGAGCGAAGCAGGGAGGCAGGGCATTATGGTCTGTACGATCTGGCCGAACTGCCGGCCGAAATGCTGCCGCAGGCGGCGCGGCTGTATGCCGGCCAGGGCTGGGGCGACGCGGCGTCTTTCGATCTGCCGGCGATGGCCGCGGCCTTCCGCGCCGGTCTCGGCGTATGCGCGGTGGCCGATGGCGAGCTGCTGGGGTGGGCGCGCGGCTTCAGCGACGGCTGGCCGAGATCATCGTCCGCCGCGACCGCGAGGGGCGCGGCATGGGCAGCGCGCTGGCGCGCGAGTTCATCGCCCGCTGCGGCGCCGGCCATGTCTATTGCGAGGCGCTGGCCGGGCGGGAGCCGTTTTTCGAGAAACTGGGATTCCAGGCCCGGCCGCGCTTGAGCGCGATGTCCTGGCGTCGGTAACGGCGCGCTGTGGGTAATTGTGGAAATCC is a window encoding:
- the holA gene encoding DNA polymerase III subunit delta, which produces MPTLSPDALNAALARTLAPIYVVHGEEALLALEAADAIRAAARDAGYLEREVLMVEAGFDWSQLSDSMSSVSLFASLKLLEIRIPGGKPGAEGGEALQRLAAAPPQDTVTLITLPKLDRTQQQSKWFTALDKAAQTVEARPVSRAELPGWIARRLKAQGQQLGQQALVFFAERVEGNLLAARQEVDKLALLYPKGELSLADLQAAVANVARFDVFQLSESWLAGDTPRLTRMLDGLLAEGEAPVLVLWSLAEDVRMLLKLRQGLKDGRQLRDMARELKLWGEKQKLAEPALRRIGPRKLMAALSECARVDRQIKGVEPGEPWQTMRALAVSLAA
- a CDS encoding GNAT family N-acetyltransferase, which codes for MGARLQRRLAEIIVRRDREGRGMGSALAREFIARCGAGHVYCEALAGREPFFEKLGFQARPRLSAMSWRR